One region of Triticum aestivum cultivar Chinese Spring chromosome 6B, IWGSC CS RefSeq v2.1, whole genome shotgun sequence genomic DNA includes:
- the LOC123135065 gene encoding uncharacterized protein: MAAVAVLRRLATKFQIPGAAAHRSLKGDLQHALMLKNNIESAEHMDLISSADLLAKHRQQTEQTISQISERWEKISERMRKSTVRFGCAAVVLCALDRLTDVLVNEYEAEPLEGQVEVRGE; encoded by the exons ATGGCGGCGGTGGCCGTCCTACGCAGGCTGGCGACCAAGTTCCAGATCCCCGGCGCTGCTGCCCATCGTTCTCTAAAG GGCGATCTTCAACATGCTCTTATGTTAAAAAATAACATTGAATCTGCTGAACACATGGATCTTATCTCCAGTGCAGACCTGTTAGCTAAACATCGTCAACAAACTGAACAAACCATCAG cCAAATTTCCGAAAGGTGGGAGAAAATTTCGGAAAGGATGCGTAAGAGTACAGTGAGATTTGGCTGTGCTGCTGTCGTGCTTTGTGCCCTTGATAGGTTGACAGATGTACTGGTTAACGAATATGAGGCCGAGCCCCTCGAGGGTCAAGTTGAAGTTAGAGGTGAATAA